In the Leptotrichia sp. oral taxon 847 genome, one interval contains:
- a CDS encoding DUF4125 family protein — MDTNVTKKESYIRQILKREWEFFQKVHHTEGRAECQNNPTEFEIMRRSQWETFPCEILESYLEDLILAKHKNQNLIQDKYARMMEFSAPSEFELIKSYLPEISLEKKEIIKKIVEIYLNWEIEAIKKYPHLTSKARPLYSKDDTPNYTSIETYLKGELASYSLKTLKLYYNFILEYLKDNKNLALENIQNVVLKKGFSSLEEAENIKTKF, encoded by the coding sequence ATGGATACAAACGTCACGAAGAAAGAGAGTTATATAAGACAGATTTTAAAAAGAGAATGGGAATTTTTTCAAAAAGTGCACCACACTGAAGGAAGAGCTGAATGTCAAAATAATCCAACTGAATTTGAAATTATGAGAAGAAGCCAGTGGGAAACATTCCCTTGCGAAATTTTGGAAAGTTATTTGGAAGATTTAATTTTAGCAAAACACAAAAATCAAAATTTAATTCAGGATAAATATGCCAGAATGATGGAATTTAGCGCTCCTTCGGAATTTGAACTAATAAAATCATATTTGCCAGAAATTTCTTTAGAAAAAAAAGAAATCATAAAAAAAATTGTAGAAATTTATTTAAACTGGGAAATTGAAGCAATAAAAAAATACCCGCATCTAACTTCAAAAGCAAGACCGCTTTATTCAAAAGACGACACGCCAAATTATACTTCGATTGAAACATACTTAAAAGGTGAATTAGCTTCATACTCTCTAAAAACTCTAAAATTATATTATAATTTTATTTTGGAATATTTAAAAGATAACAAAAATTTAGCACTTGAAAATATTCAAAATGTTGTTTTAAAAAAAGGTTTTTCTTCCCTGGAAGAAGCTGAAAATATAAAAACAAAATTCTAA
- a CDS encoding cob(I)yrinic acid a,c-diamide adenosyltransferase, which produces MKIYTKYGDKGFTKLYGGKKISKSNIRVDAYGTADEVCSLLGIIVAKMRNVVELQEIQKECERIQQQLFDCGSDLSTPDKLRPYKQTNEDVKWLEELLDKYIPQMPKLESFIIPGGSEISSLFHLIRANTRKLERKMVKLLEGNEDVNEYGLQYINRLSDYFFVVACVSNVKMGVKEVVYKKSPKVFK; this is translated from the coding sequence ATGAAAATTTATACAAAATATGGGGATAAAGGATTTACAAAATTATATGGCGGGAAAAAAATCAGTAAAAGTAATATCCGTGTGGATGCCTATGGGACTGCAGATGAAGTTTGCTCATTACTTGGAATAATCGTTGCAAAAATGCGAAATGTAGTGGAACTACAAGAAATTCAAAAAGAATGTGAGAGAATACAGCAACAGCTATTTGACTGTGGTAGCGATCTATCAACACCTGATAAATTAAGACCTTATAAACAGACAAATGAAGATGTAAAATGGCTAGAGGAATTGCTCGATAAATATATTCCACAAATGCCAAAATTGGAGAGTTTTATAATTCCAGGTGGTAGTGAAATTTCAAGCTTGTTTCATTTGATTCGTGCAAATACTAGAAAGTTGGAGAGAAAAATGGTAAAACTTCTCGAGGGGAATGAAGATGTGAATGAATATGGGTTGCAGTACATAAATAGACTTTCAGATTACTTTTTTGTAGTTGCATGTGTGTCAAATGTAAAAATGGGTGTTAAAGAAGTGGTGTATAAAAAAAGTCCGAAAGTATTTAAATAG
- a CDS encoding DUF4037 domain-containing protein, with amino-acid sequence MQKIKGLELSKKYFQKIYFPIIKSEFPDLLKRMAAGLAGEGSECFGFDDEISRDHDFGPSCCIWLDNDDFKKYGSKLQKRLDELPKEFMGFPIFEESEFGNNRRGVLNIDDWYYKFLNRSSCPQNLYDWRLIPEEFLATATNGEVFLDNLGKFSKIRNDLKNYFPDDIRLKKISARCMKMAQSGQYNYYRCMRRNEIIAARLAESEFISEAIHMIFLLNKTYKPFYKWMSKKMKELPILGEKTYFLIEELVNLPTGAQNRKAEIIEKISMLVISELKRQDLVPRQIPSDFLQDYGFFVQQKISDEKLRNLHPAMD; translated from the coding sequence ATGCAAAAAATTAAAGGACTAGAACTATCAAAAAAATATTTTCAAAAAATTTATTTCCCAATTATAAAGTCAGAATTTCCTGATTTATTAAAAAGAATGGCAGCAGGACTTGCAGGAGAAGGCTCTGAGTGCTTTGGTTTTGATGACGAAATCTCACGTGATCACGATTTTGGTCCCTCTTGCTGTATCTGGCTAGATAACGATGACTTTAAAAAATACGGCTCCAAACTACAAAAAAGACTAGACGAATTGCCAAAAGAATTTATGGGATTTCCCATTTTTGAAGAAAGTGAATTCGGAAACAATAGACGAGGAGTGCTAAATATTGATGACTGGTACTACAAATTTTTAAATAGATCCAGCTGTCCACAGAATTTATACGATTGGCGTCTAATCCCAGAAGAATTTCTTGCAACCGCTACAAATGGCGAAGTTTTTTTGGACAACTTAGGAAAATTCTCAAAGATAAGAAATGATTTAAAAAATTATTTTCCAGATGACATAAGACTAAAAAAAATTTCTGCAAGATGTATGAAAATGGCACAATCTGGACAATACAACTACTATCGCTGTATGCGAAGAAATGAAATTATTGCAGCAAGACTTGCTGAAAGCGAATTTATTTCTGAAGCCATTCATATGATTTTTTTACTGAATAAAACTTACAAGCCTTTTTATAAATGGATGTCTAAAAAAATGAAAGAACTTCCTATTCTAGGCGAAAAAACTTATTTTTTAATTGAAGAATTAGTAAATCTTCCAACAGGCGCACAAAATAGAAAAGCTGAAATAATAGAAAAAATAAGTATGCTTGTAATTAGTGAACTAAAACGACAAGATTTAGTTCCAAGACAGATTCCAAGCGATTTTTTACAAGACTACGGATTTTTTGTCCAGCAAAAAATTAGCGACGAAAAGTTACGAAACTTACATCCTGCAATGGACTAA